The Castellaniella sp. genome includes a window with the following:
- a CDS encoding YeeE/YedE family protein, protein MTIDWIAFTPWSALAGGLMIGLAAASFILLNGRIAGISGVLGGLLRAGPGDRAWRLAFLAGMLAAPLLARWTGQLVPVHIDADIGTLVLAGVLVGLGTRYGSGCSSGHGVCGLSRLSPRSLVATVCFIGAGMVTVFMIRRFLGA, encoded by the coding sequence ATGACGATTGACTGGATTGCTTTTACGCCCTGGTCGGCATTGGCCGGGGGGCTGATGATCGGGCTTGCGGCGGCCTCGTTTATTTTGCTCAATGGCCGCATCGCCGGGATCAGCGGGGTGCTGGGGGGCTTATTGCGTGCTGGTCCTGGTGATCGGGCTTGGCGTCTGGCCTTTTTGGCCGGCATGTTGGCGGCTCCCCTGCTGGCGCGTTGGACGGGTCAGTTGGTACCTGTTCATATCGATGCCGATATCGGGACGCTGGTGCTGGCCGGGGTGCTGGTGGGGCTGGGCACGCGCTATGGCAGCGGTTGTTCGTCCGGCCATGGCGTCTGCGGCCTGTCCCGCTTGTCACCGCGCTCGCTGGTGGCCACGGTCTGCTTTATCGGGGCAGGCATGGTCACTGTGTTCATGATTCGTCGCTTTCTGGGGGCATGA
- a CDS encoding AI-2E family transporter has protein sequence MQTNTLHFRFFLLLLAAVSFAFISILLPFYAAIFWGCVLAVLFSPFHRWLLARLGGKRRSLAALLSVLSIILIVIVPLLFITGALAQEIAGLYNRINSGELNLGQYYEQVVSALPASVHGWLNSFGLGDLFSIREKLSTWALQASQFLAKQAVNIGQNTFQFVIGLGVMIYLLFFLLRDGSTMVPTLKRLIPLPDEHRIKLFLKFTTVVRATVKGNIVIAATQGLLGGLMFAFLGIQGPLFWGVLMAFLSLLPAIGASLIWAPVAVYFMVNGDYWQGTTLTLFGVVVIGLVDNLLRPMLVGKDTKLPDYVVLISTLGGLSVFGLNGFVIGPLFAALFMSCWDLFPDAVQMIQDQPTSQKRQQAVELIHTDSDPGT, from the coding sequence ATGCAAACAAACACCCTACATTTTCGTTTTTTCCTGCTGCTGCTGGCTGCGGTTTCCTTTGCCTTCATCAGCATTCTGCTGCCGTTCTATGCCGCTATTTTCTGGGGCTGTGTGCTGGCGGTGCTGTTCAGTCCTTTTCATCGCTGGCTGCTGGCGCGACTGGGTGGTAAGCGGCGCAGCCTGGCCGCCCTTCTCAGCGTTCTCAGTATTATCCTGATCGTCATCGTGCCGCTGCTCTTCATCACCGGCGCCCTGGCCCAGGAAATTGCGGGGCTGTATAACCGAATCAACTCCGGCGAACTGAACTTGGGGCAATACTACGAGCAAGTGGTATCGGCGCTGCCCGCCTCGGTGCATGGCTGGCTGAATTCCTTCGGGCTGGGCGACTTGTTCAGCATCCGTGAAAAACTATCGACCTGGGCCTTGCAGGCCAGCCAATTTCTGGCCAAACAGGCGGTCAATATCGGACAGAATACCTTCCAGTTCGTGATCGGGCTGGGGGTGATGATCTATCTGCTGTTCTTCCTGTTGCGCGACGGTTCCACCATGGTGCCTACCCTGAAGCGCCTGATTCCCCTGCCGGACGAACACCGCATCAAACTCTTTCTGAAATTCACCACGGTGGTGCGGGCCACCGTGAAGGGCAATATCGTCATCGCGGCCACCCAAGGTCTATTAGGTGGCTTGATGTTCGCTTTTCTGGGTATCCAGGGCCCTCTGTTCTGGGGGGTGCTGATGGCTTTCTTGTCCCTGCTGCCTGCCATCGGGGCATCGCTGATCTGGGCGCCGGTGGCGGTGTATTTCATGGTCAATGGCGACTACTGGCAAGGCACCACGCTGACCCTGTTCGGCGTGGTGGTCATCGGTCTGGTCGACAATCTGCTGCGCCCCATGCTGGTGGGCAAGGACACCAAGCTGCCCGACTATGTGGTGCTGATCTCGACCCTGGGCGGCCTGTCCGTATTTGGCCTGAACGGCTTTGTGATCGGCCCGCTGTTTGCCGCCTTGTTCATGTCCTGCTGGGATTTGTTTCCCGATGCGGTCCAGATGATTCAGGATCAGCCCACCTCCCAGAAAAGACAGCAGGCCGTCGAACTGATCCACACGGACTCAGACCCTGGGACTTAA
- a CDS encoding DUF6691 family protein has translation MAKFAAFFSGLLFGIGLLVSGMADPLKVIGFLDITGAWDPSLVLVMGGAVLAGLGAFHLAGRRTVTYLGLPLRLPVARQIDRRLVLGSLVFGIGWGLVGLCPGPALVDLGAGQWQAAVFVAAMLLGMGLFEWLQRCVNR, from the coding sequence ATGGCTAAATTTGCTGCGTTTTTCTCGGGGCTGTTGTTTGGCATCGGCTTGCTGGTCTCAGGCATGGCAGATCCACTGAAAGTGATTGGCTTTCTGGACATTACCGGCGCTTGGGACCCGTCTCTGGTGCTGGTCATGGGGGGTGCCGTTCTGGCCGGACTGGGGGCGTTTCATCTGGCCGGGCGGCGCACAGTGACTTATCTGGGCTTGCCGCTGCGCTTGCCAGTTGCGCGACAGATCGATCGCCGTCTGGTGCTGGGCAGCCTGGTGTTCGGCATTGGCTGGGGCCTGGTGGGTTTGTGTCCCGGCCCTGCGTTGGTTGATCTTGGGGCGGGGCAATGGCAGGCTGCTGTCTTTGTGGCCGCCATGCTGCTGGGCATGGGGCTGTTCGAATGGCTGCAGCGGTGTGTGAATCGATAG
- a CDS encoding metalloregulator ArsR/SmtB family transcription factor: protein MPIDMLDPGRLRTAAALAVADLKLLAHPDRLLLLCQLSQGESSVGELESLLGIHQPTLSQQLGVLRSEGVVATRRSGKQIFYRVANQQLLQVLAALYTIYCPQGSDHDD, encoded by the coding sequence TAGACCCGGGTCGCCTCCGAACCGCTGCCGCATTGGCGGTGGCGGATCTGAAGCTGCTGGCGCACCCGGATCGCCTGTTGCTGCTGTGCCAGCTATCCCAGGGTGAATCCAGCGTGGGCGAACTCGAGTCCCTGCTGGGCATACACCAGCCTACGCTTTCCCAGCAATTGGGGGTATTGCGCAGCGAAGGCGTGGTGGCGACCCGTCGCAGCGGCAAGCAAATTTTCTACCGTGTTGCCAACCAGCAACTCCTGCAGGTGCTGGCGGCGCTCTACACCATTTATTGTCCTCAAGGATCAGATCATGACGATTGA